The nucleotide window AGCGGCGCTCAAGAAGATGATACCGGTATTCGAGGCTGGTCTATGTGCCAGTCAGTTGGTTTCCATCGTAGAAAGCGGACAGAGAATAGGAGATGCAATCGTCCCTGAGAACAAAACGGCATTCGCCACAGTCTGTAGCATCGTCGTTAATGGTGCTCTACTGAAGTCGGGCATCCCCATGGACTCGCGCTTTGGCGGGATATTGCAGATCAAAGATCGGAAGCCCAAGCGCTTCACTGAGATCATCCACTACAACGGCTGCTCACTCGACCCTTCAGAAATATTCATCAGAGCGAAAATGACTTCAGTCACTGAAGCTGCTCATACTGGCAGCGGAGAGATTCTAGCCAATTTCCGCGAGATCCCTTCAATTTGCCTACCAACAGTCGAACGTGTTCAACAAAGCCTAGAATCGGCCGGCCTAGGTAGGGTCATGATCTGCGGAACCCCCAGTGAGGCGGTGTGCGAAATCCCAGTGGAACCGAACAAGATTGGTATGGTTCTCCTGGGTGGCTTGAACCCGGTGGCAGCAGCCATGGAAGCTGGCTTCGAAGCCGATAATCAGAGCATGGCTACGGTCATGGAATATGGTGAGTTGGTGCAATTTCAGGATCTGTTGAAGGAGCGATATTAGATTTACACATGGTGACGCGGCAGCGATGTGCGTTCCAATCGTCAGAGTAGTATACCTGGGAGATGAAAGGAGGAAGAGACTATGGTACAAGCGATCGCGAAGAGTAAGAAGGTAGCCGAGGACAACAATCCATTTGAGATCGTAAAGAGGCAGGTCGACAAATGCGCGGAGATATTGGAGTTGTCTACAGAAGTCACCGCCATGCTGAAGAGCCCCATGCGCGAGTTGCACGTGTCTCTGCCGGTTCGTATGGATGACGGTTCTACCAAGGTCTTTCAAGGCTTTCGAGTCTTATACAATGATGCTCGCGGCGCCGGAAAGGGAGGAATTCGCTTTCACCCGCAAGAGACAATTGACACTGTGCGGGCGCTGGCTGCCTGGATGACCTGGAAATGCTCTTTGCTGGATTTGCCATTGGGCGGAGCCAAGGGCGGTATCGTCTGCAATCCCAAGGAAATGTCCGCTGGTGAGTTGGAGCGGCTTAGCCGAGCTTATATCCGAAGCATTTATCCATTTATCGGGCCCGAAAAGGATGTCCCGGCTCCGGACGTGTACACCAATCCGCAGATCATGGCCTGGATGGCAGATGAGTATTCGGTGATTGCAGGCAAACCTCAGTTTGGAGTGATAACCGGCAAACCACTATGCATAGGCGGTTCTCCAGGGAGAGGTGATGCCACAGCTCGCGGTGGCATGTTTACGATCCGCGAAGCGGCCAACGATTTGGGAATAGACTTGAATAAAGCCACGGTGGCGATTCAGGGCTACGGTAATGCTGGCTATTTTGCAGCTAAGTTGTGCCAGGAGATGTTTGGGTGCAAGGTGGTGGCCGCCTGCGACAGTAAAGGCGGAGTGTATTCAACGAAGGGTATCGATTCAAAGAAAGCCTTCGAATGCAAGCAGGAAAGTGGCTCTGTCTGTAGCTTGCTGGGAGTAGAGCACGTCTCCAATGATGACATTCTGGCCATGGAGGTAGACATTCTCATCCCGGCCGCTATTGAAGGGGTGATTACAGAAAAGAACGCCCACAAGGTGAAGGCTAAGATTCTGGCTGAGTTAGCCAACGGCCCAACAACTCCGGATGCCGATGACATTCTCTTTGGTAACAATGTGCATGTCATACCGGATTTCCTGTGCAACGCGGGGGGCGTGACCGTCTCCTATTTTGAGATGGTTCAGAATGCCTATATGTACTGCTGGGATGAGGCTGAAGTACGTGAGAAGCTAGATAAGCGGATGACATTCGCTTACCGATCTGTGCTTGATACCAGTCGGCAGTTCCATATCAGCATGCGGCAAGCAGCTTATGTAGTAGCGGTGAGACGGGTGGTAGATGCGATGAAGACTCGGGGGTGGGTATAAGGTCTTACGTTCGCGGCCGAAAGGGCTCAAAGAGACTACAAAAGGAGGCTACGGCGATGGAGAGAACAGCTGAAAAGACGACAAAACAGCTATTTCAACCCTGTCCGCTTTATGAAGAAGGATTTGGCGGCCGGTGCAAGGATTGCGGCAAGCGTCAAGAATGTATCGCGCTAACGGTCCTTGACAAACTGCAAACGATTGAAAGCAAGCTTGACACTCTGATTTATTAGCCAAAAAGACAAAAACATCCAGAGCACAGACTTCTACAGGTGGCTTCTTATCCGTGCACTGGGCTATATCCTATGAGTGCGGATGTTGTATCTATCGGAAAAGGGCAGTAAAGGAGAGAGCTATGATTAGGCTTGGGCTAGACCGGATGGAAGTACAAGCAGTCGTCAGGAGGTCGTTGTCAAGCCGGCGACTCGCCGGAGACGATCTGCCTGGTTCCTTGGCAACTGTGATTGGAGAGGTCATCGAAGAGAACAACAAAAAGCTGCTGGAGCAACTGGGGGCACTACTTGAAAAGGAGAATTTTAGTCGTGTCAGACGCTAGTATCGCGCTTAGCCCGAACACCGTCATCCGACATTTGGGCAAGCCGCCAGAGGAATTCACGAAGCAGGATCTGGTCAGGTTCATTGAGGAGAACAACATTGAAGCCGTCAATTTTCGGCACTTGGGCGGCGATGGCCGGCTGAAGACGTTGAACTTTGTCATCAGCAGCAAGTCTCAGTTGGATCGCCTATTGTCTGCCGGGGAAAGGGTTGATGGCTCAAGCCTCTTTTCGTACATTGACTCGGCTTCAAGTGACCTGTATATTGTGCCTCGCTACAAGACCGCGTACGTTAACCCATTCGCCACCATGCCAACGCTTGAGATGCTTTGCACGTATTACACGAAGGATGGCAGCCCCCTACCAAGCTCACCCGAGAATATTCTCAGGAAAGCTAACCAGGCGCTGCTCAAAAGCACTGGGCTGACTTTGCAGGCGATGGGTGAATTGGAGTATTACGTTGTGGCGAAGAGGCAGAGTCAATATCCCACGATGGCCCAAAAGGGCTATCAGGAATCGGCTCCGTTCTGCAAATGGGAGACTCTGAGATACGAGGCAATGAAGGCGATAGCCCGGGCGGGGGGCTGCATAAAGTATGGGCATTCCGAAGTAGGCCACATCTGTGGTGAAGAGCAAGAGATGGAGCAGAATGAGATAGAGTTTCTCCCGGTTCCGGCCGAAGACGCTGCAGATCAGATCGTCATAGCCAAGTGGATACTGAGGATGATCGGCAACAAGTATGGAGTGGTAGTGACTTTTGCCCCCAAGATATTAGTTGGACACGCGGGGAGCGGCCTCCACATCCACACCAGATTGATGAGAAACGGGACCAACGTGATGGTCGATGGCAACGAATTGAGCGAGGTGGCACGTAGGACAATTGCTGGTTACCTTAGCCTGGCACCATCGCTGACTGCGCTTGGCAACACCGTCCCGCTATCCTTCCTCAGGCTGGTGCCTCACCAGGAGGCACCCACCAACATCTGCTGGGGTGATCGGAATCGCTCTGTCCTAGTGCGCGTACCTCTAGGATGGCTGAACGTGGGGAACATGGTAAAGGATGCCAATCCGCAGGAAACAGCAGATTCTGCCACATTCAGTGACAGCCAGACTGTAGAATTCCGTTGCCCGGATGGCTCAGCAAACGCTCATCTTCTCATGGCAGGGCTCGCGGTTGCGGCCCGGCATGGTCTCGAGATGGAGGGTGCCCTCGAACTGGCCAAGAAGCTCTACGTTGATGTTAACATCTTCTCCAGCGAACACAGCAAGGTTCAGCAGACATTGCCCCAACTGCCTGTTTCCTGCTGGGACTCAGCAGAATGCCTGACAAAAGATCGCCACATCTATGAGAAGGATGGTGTCTTCCCGGCGGTGGTCATCGACGGGTTGGCGAAGATTCTGCGGAGCTACAACGACAAGGACCTCAGCCAGAGGTACTACGGCAAAGGAGACGAAATCCAGAAACTGGTGGATCAGTACTTTCACTTTTCCTAGAAGCGGTCTTGAACCACCGGGAACTGGTTGCTGCACTGCTTTGTGCCTCCATTTTTTGAATAGGGCTCAAAACCGAGATCCTACCAGAAGTAATGCTTCATCCACCCATTTTGGGGTGACTTCTTAAGTTTACAATGATTTGAACAATAAAGAGGCCAAGCATGATGAATCCCCAAGTCAAAGAGGTCTTCCACGGCATCACTACAAATCCATAGTTCATCGCGTAATAAAGACCAAGGTAGGGTACCAGCCATTTCCAGTTATTCTTCCAGTTCTCACGAAAATTGATTCTTAAAACGTAGTCATACAGCCATTCCATGAGTAAAAAGGCAAGGAATATCCCTAGAAAAATAATGTATCGCACTGTTTCATTTTCCTGGTACACTAGGAAAATTCCATATACTGCAGGAATTGCTAATAGAAAATAAATCCAACCGAATCGATAAAGAAGGGCTATTCTGTTCTTTCGAACAAGAAAGAGCAAAATCAGAAAGATACTGTTCGCCAATCCTAGGATAAAGAAAAAGACTTCTAACATCTCGTATAATCCCCGCTAAATGACAAGAGATTTTCTGTCCC belongs to Dehalococcoidia bacterium and includes:
- a CDS encoding glutamine synthetase family protein, which produces MSDASIALSPNTVIRHLGKPPEEFTKQDLVRFIEENNIEAVNFRHLGGDGRLKTLNFVISSKSQLDRLLSAGERVDGSSLFSYIDSASSDLYIVPRYKTAYVNPFATMPTLEMLCTYYTKDGSPLPSSPENILRKANQALLKSTGLTLQAMGELEYYVVAKRQSQYPTMAQKGYQESAPFCKWETLRYEAMKAIARAGGCIKYGHSEVGHICGEEQEMEQNEIEFLPVPAEDAADQIVIAKWILRMIGNKYGVVVTFAPKILVGHAGSGLHIHTRLMRNGTNVMVDGNELSEVARRTIAGYLSLAPSLTALGNTVPLSFLRLVPHQEAPTNICWGDRNRSVLVRVPLGWLNVGNMVKDANPQETADSATFSDSQTVEFRCPDGSANAHLLMAGLAVAARHGLEMEGALELAKKLYVDVNIFSSEHSKVQQTLPQLPVSCWDSAECLTKDRHIYEKDGVFPAVVIDGLAKILRSYNDKDLSQRYYGKGDEIQKLVDQYFHFS
- a CDS encoding DUF128 domain-containing protein — protein: AALKKMIPVFEAGLCASQLVSIVESGQRIGDAIVPENKTAFATVCSIVVNGALLKSGIPMDSRFGGILQIKDRKPKRFTEIIHYNGCSLDPSEIFIRAKMTSVTEAAHTGSGEILANFREIPSICLPTVERVQQSLESAGLGRVMICGTPSEAVCEIPVEPNKIGMVLLGGLNPVAAAMEAGFEADNQSMATVMEYGELVQFQDLLKERY
- a CDS encoding Glu/Leu/Phe/Val dehydrogenase, which produces MVQAIAKSKKVAEDNNPFEIVKRQVDKCAEILELSTEVTAMLKSPMRELHVSLPVRMDDGSTKVFQGFRVLYNDARGAGKGGIRFHPQETIDTVRALAAWMTWKCSLLDLPLGGAKGGIVCNPKEMSAGELERLSRAYIRSIYPFIGPEKDVPAPDVYTNPQIMAWMADEYSVIAGKPQFGVITGKPLCIGGSPGRGDATARGGMFTIREAANDLGIDLNKATVAIQGYGNAGYFAAKLCQEMFGCKVVAACDSKGGVYSTKGIDSKKAFECKQESGSVCSLLGVEHVSNDDILAMEVDILIPAAIEGVITEKNAHKVKAKILAELANGPTTPDADDILFGNNVHVIPDFLCNAGGVTVSYFEMVQNAYMYCWDEAEVREKLDKRMTFAYRSVLDTSRQFHISMRQAAYVVAVRRVVDAMKTRGWV